In Canis lupus dingo isolate Sandy chromosome 1, ASM325472v2, whole genome shotgun sequence, a single genomic region encodes these proteins:
- the SLC18B1 gene encoding LOW QUALITY PROTEIN: MFS-type transporter SLC18B1 (The sequence of the model RefSeq protein was modified relative to this genomic sequence to represent the inferred CDS: deleted 1 base in 1 codon) produces MDAPGGPEGPRPPRGDDSLGNTRETPRQLSREQFFVLVSAASINLGSMMCYSILGPFFPKEAEKKGVSNTVTGMIFGCYALFDLLASLVFGKYLVQIGAKFMFVAGMFVSGGVTILFGVLDKVPEGPIFIAMCFLVRMADAVSFAAAITASFSILAKAFPNSVATVLGSLEIFSGLGLVLGPPLGGFLYQSFGYEVPFIFLGCIVLLMIPLNMYILPNYDSDPGEHSFWKLITLPKVALIAFVINSLSSCFGFLDPTLSLFVLEKFNLPAGYVGLVFLGLASSYAISSPLFGLLSDKMPHLRKWFLVWGNIITAGCYMLLGPIPVLHIKSQLWLLVLILVLTGISAGMSIIPTIPEILSCAYENGFEEGLSTLGLVSGLFSAMWSVGAFLGPTLGGFLYEKIGFEWAAAVQGLWAMTSGVTMGLFYLWEHSQRRRSKLENILGTEEERTALLPDEIQP; encoded by the exons ATGGACGCGCCGGGGGGTCCAGAGGGCCCACGCCCCCCCAGAG GTGATGACTCTCTGGGAAATACAAGAGAGACACCCAGACAGCTTTCCAGAGAACAGTTCTTTGTACTGGTATCAGCAGCTTCCATTAACCTGGGTTCTATGATGTGCTATTCTATCCTAGGACCCTTTTTTCCCAAGGAG GCTGAGAAGAAAGGAGTCAGCAATACAGTTACGGGTATGATCTTTGGATGTTATGCTTTGTTTGACTTGCTGGCATCTTTGGTATTTGGAAAATAT CTTGTACAGATTGGAGCAAAATTTATGTTTGTAGCAGGAATGTTTGTCTCAGGAGGAGTTACAATTCTCTTTGG TGTATTGGATAAAGTTCCAGAAGGACCAATTTTTATTGCTATGTGTTTTCTGGTGAGAATGGCAGATGCAGTCAGCTTTGCGGCAGCAATAACTGCTTCCTTTTCCATTCTTGCAAAGGCTTTTCCAAATAGTGTGGCTACGGTGTTG GGAAGTCTTGAGATTTTTTCTGGACTGGGACTAGTGTTAGGGCCTCCTTTAGGTGGCTTCTTGTATCAATCCTTTGGCTATgaggtgccttttatttttctgggatgCATAGTTCTGCTGATGATACCACTCAACATGTACATTTTACCTAATTATG ACTCTGATCCAGGCGAACACTCATTCTGGAAACTCATCACTTTACCCAAGGTTGCACTCATAGCCTTTGTCATCAACTCACTCAGCTCATGTTTTGGCTTCCTTGATCCTACACTGTCTCTCTTTGTTCTGGAGAAG TTTAACTTACCAGCTGGTTATGTGGGACTGGTATTCCTGGGTTTGGCATCATCCTACGCCATTTCTTCGCCATTGTTTGGTCTACTAAGTGATAAAATGCCA CATCTAAGGAAATGGTTTCTGGTTTGGGGAAACATAATCACAGCAGGATGCTACATGCTCTTAGGACCTATACCAGTCTTGCACATTAAAAg TCAGCTCTGGCTGCTGGTGCTAATATTAGTCCTA ACTGGCATCTCTGCTGGGATGAGTATAATTCCAACTATCCCGGAGATCCTCAGTTGTGCATA TGAAAATGGTTTTGAAGAAGGATTAAGTACCTTGGGACTTGTGTCAGGTCTCTTCAGCGCAATGTGGTCAGTTGG TGCTTTCTTAGGACCAACCCTGGGTGGATTTCTGTATGAGAAAATTGGTTTTGAATGGGCAGCTGCTGTACAGGGTCTTTGGGCTATGACAAGC GGAGTGACAATGGGCTTGTTTTATCTGTGGGAGCACTCACAGAGAAGAAG ATCTAAGCTCGAAAATATCCTGGGCACAGAGGAGGAACGGACTGCCCTCTTACCTGATGAAATCCAGCCTTAA